aacagttgtgcaagatttggtctcttcctttttgagtttatacatcagatgtttactttgagctactttttacttgtactttttacttgagtattttatgtatgacttacttgtacttgagtaggatagatcagtactctttacacctctgtaatCTATTGACTGCTGGCAATGAGTCTGGATATATTGAGACATGAGCAGGCATTTATTTGTGCAGATATTCAGGAACGCTGTGTTCCTCTATGTGGTGTGATTTCAATCAGACTGTGAGAGATGCTGAGTGTTCTATCGTTTGATTATTTAATCATTCTTTGAGGGGAAACAGGACAGTAGCACACTGTTAGAAACGCACTATGTGATCAAACTCTTTTGAGTGTGCTTATTTCATGGCAATCAGAGCTTGAGAACATTTAATTTTCAGATTAAATTTTGATTTCACATACTTTCCTTTATGCATGAGTGAATACTGGAGAAATGTCTTTTCCTTTTCGCTATCaccttttatctgttttttcttctcactctgtttttttttcctatgcctttttttagggttttttccGCAGGACCATTCAGAAAAACCTCCATCCGTCCTACTCCTGTAAATACGAAAGCTGTTGCATTATCGACAAGATCACCCGCAACCAGTGCCAGCTGTGTCGCTTTAAGAAATGCATCTCTGTGGGCATGGCCATGGACTGTGAGTTATTACCAGCTCATAAATGTGTCTCTGTGAAAGCAGCTAGACTGAGATTAAAAGCTGCCGTGAAAGAAATATTTACACCTTTGCAGGGGCCTGTGGAAGTCACACTGTTCAATGtcatatttagattttagaaacatgtttctttatagcagacatgggcaaattgatccctgaaacacacaaaacagacagcaaaataaacacaatgacatcattaacacagaaaatgaattcaaaaacccATAAAgtgacataaaatacacaaaatggctttgtacatacaaaatggcaatacaaacacacaaaaggtcagcaaaaatacacaaaatgataacaaaatcccacaaaacgacaatatggatacacaaaaggactcgagacatacaaaaccacaacaaaaaccacacaaaacaacaacataaatatccAAAAGAATTCaaaagaaataaacagaacagctgcaaaaacacactTGATCACTCCAAtagcacacaaaacgacaaacaaaaatgtgaaaactgaTTCCATTTTGGATtgaattttctatattttgttgtccttttgtaaattttggagttgtttttggagtcattgttgtgcattttttattaatgtttgtgttatttcagtcatttttgtgagttttctgtaattttttgtgttattgaagTAATTTtcaccaagtacagtttaaaacagcacaaggaatttaacttggcagtTGGTGCAAAGAACATGTGCAGGTTGAGGGTTAGGGGCGGAGGAAAGGATTGCAGCTAGCAGCTGGctggttgtgtgttttttagtcatttttgtgcttttttctatattattttttgtttttggattaatttttgtttttgttttgggtttgtGAAGTCATTGTTCTTgtctttttgcacatttaattgtcattttgttagttactttttttgttgttttggactcattttagatgtattgttgttgttgtttagtgtatttttggagaaatttgtggggttttttttcattgtacacttttcttttgtgtttttggagtcattttgtgtgtttcctttTGGGGGTCACAAAAAATTAGATGCCAGTCGCACGTATTATGGATTAATCTTAATCTCAACTTTTAGCGGAAGCTCTTTGGCCTTGTGTTGACTCAACACCTTGATGCACCACTCGGGTATCCATTTAAAAGCAGATTAAAGAGCACAGTGTGTTAGAGTATTTAACACTGTGGTCGCTGTGACATTTATTACCACATAAAAACAGAGgctatttttaaaaggaaacacAGAACAGCGGTATTGCCTGGAAACAGTTCCTTTATAAAGGTTATGTGAAGTGTTGTCGCTAAAGGGGTTTCTGTGGTAGACTTACACTTCCTAACAGGGATGTAGAGAAAAGGTCATAATCTTAAAAACCAATACAAAACATGCACTGTGCTCTTGTTAACCTTGAGAACAACACACAAGATAAAGGTCAGCGATTTTAAAGGTTTGCATCAGTTGTGATAAAAAGGTACGAAGCTGTAAATAAAAACGTACTCGATAAATTATTACTGTGTAATTACAAgctcagtaattttacttgctgTGGTCAATGTGTAATTTTTACCTATCTTGCGACTACTTTAGCTCAACAAAAGCTTTTTTTCATTCTTCTTTTATAAGTGGTCTTGGACGATTCGAAGCGAGTGGCCAAGCGGCGCCTGATCGAGGAGAATCgggaaaagagaaagaaagaggagCTGGTGAAGACGCTCCAGGTTCGGCCCGAGCCAGACACGGCGGAGTGGGAGCTGATCCGGATGGCCACCGAAGCCCACCGGCACACCAACGCCCAGGGCTCCAGTTGGAAACAGAAGCGCAAGTTCCTGGTAAGTAGAGATGTTAGAACGAACGGGGGAAGGTTCTTCACTAGGAGTGTTTTATTATCCCCCTCTACAAAAAGTGTAGAAGGGAatgtaggtttgagctccgtacgtccgtccgagttaaaggtgacagcttttctcactgtttaagatacaataaccaaatttggtgtgtggcttcagggtatcaataccttaatggagttcgaaaatgagaagtgcataataattttttctggagtttttgctattgttctgtttttttttttggcgggggatgttgatgactatgtcttcttgttcttcCTGTTCTCAGATGGTAGATATTAACAGGTGCCATACTTCCATGTTTTTCACCTTATCCTTGACACTAAGGGGCAGAtttactaagatctgaaataaagggtggtaaaccaggtgcgtccctaaaaCCTTTGGttacgcagtttcctcacccgctgcgaggaattcactaagatcgcagcaatgattagtgcacgtgcagaagtggtggagaccgccctatttttatgagcgttttgctcatttaatgtgGAGAGGGGAGTGTACAgcagcacacaatgacatttgaggaagttaaattggaggcagatggactttttgctgcacaaacatttaataatgtataaaagtaagtaaacaaataataatgtgttttttttttttcttttaaaaaacgttaaaacctaatgatatgtTTCCCTTTAATTTAATGTAACTGCTCCATCAGGTCCTacaactttgctctgatcagtctatgaaaaataggcagatttgggcAGAAACCATTGGTGCTCAGGCCctaatgactgatttagaaatatactccaaaaactATAAGTACCCACAAAAGCAAACTCTATTACAGTAACGTAGGtacatgtaatccattactttcacctcattCTTTAGAAAGCTCCATATTCTATTAGGCAGAACAGTTCTGTTTCTATTCCTTTTCACTTGAATAGAAAGTTCAATGTCACGTCATCCACATATTCTGCTCCTCATGTGAGGTGGTTCTGGAAAACAAGCCCCAACATCAACCCCTGGTGCTCCCCTGAAGCACCGGGCCATATAAGTTCTGTGCACCCCTAATTATAATTCGACTTGGGCTCAGCTTTAGCCAAACCACTTGTGTTGTAATTTACTAAAACCCTGATTTATTCATAACGTGATAACAGGATTCTTTATCAGGCTGTTGTTTTGGGAGCCACTTTAATCTTTCCTTTTATGTAGCTCGTTATTTCAAACTCTTCCTCCCAAAGTGCGCTCGGAAGTCATTTGCACATCAGAACTCAAGGCTCAGCATAAAAGAAGTCAACTTCTTCTCATTTCCAAAAGAAGACCTTGCACCACCTACTGTTCCTCTGTCCTTCCTTTTGGTGAGCCACACGTGCCAACACACGTGTCTCAGTCGTGCCAGCGACTACTTGGGCCCAAAGGTCAGACGACTGTTACCAGGCAACAGATTTTACAGATgaatatgagtttttttttttttttgtttttttatggaaTCGATCTAAAGGAGGGAAAGTGGATCCTACATTTGGAGACGACAAACCAGTAGCAGCAAAGATATTGAAAGTAAATGTTAATCACCACGGTGTGATAAAGGTCATGCAGAGATTGACGACGCTCTGTTTTTAAATGCCCAAAAGCTCAATGTCAGCAAATCCCCATAAAGACTTTTagaaacatgtttctttatAGCAAACACAGGCAACTGATGGTCTATAAGTGtgttaacaaaacacacaaaacgacagcaaaacaaacacaatgacttcaaaaacaaccaaaacgactccaaaaatctataacacaacaaaaatatccaaattgatTCTATTTTGgattcagttttgtgtattttgttgtccttttgtgaatttttctgtaatgtttttgtggttttcctgtcatattttgtgttttggagtcatttttgtgtatttctgcttttgttttgggtttttggagtcattgttgtAGTCATTTCTGCGTATGTATTTGTTACTTTGTtggtttctggagtcattttgtgttttttttttcatttagaacACATTTTaggtgcatttttgttgtccttttgtgaatttttctgtaatgtttgtgtgtttttggggtcatttttgtggttttcctgtcatattttgtgttttggagtcattgttgtAGTCTTTCTGCGTACGTATTTGTTACTTTGTTcatttctggagtaattttgtttttttttttttttcatttagaacACATTTTaggtgcatttttgttgtccttttgtgaattttagtgaaatttctttgtttttttggagtcattttgtgtgtataaaTAAAGACTTTCCCCTAATGCTTTGTCTTCCTGAACTATTAAAAACACGCGACCAACCCTGAGCTATTGTTCCctgaatgaaatgtttttatctGTGTCAGACAAAAGTAATTGACTTCATTACAGGCCTTTTAGCCGACTACTGAAGCCAGTTCTTGTTCTGCAATACGACTTTTCTCATCATCTTTTCATTAGTGTGTTAAAGTCTAAAGACGTGCTCCCAGGTTCCCTCCACCTTGCTGTCCATTGTGTGTCTTTAATGGGTTCATCTGGTTCCACACTGTTGGCTCCATGCAAATTTAGAGCCATTTAATGAGCAGCCACTTTGAAGTTTCTGGATTTTCCTCAGCGTTAGTCGTTATTTCATCACTTCAGCTGCAGCCGaggcaccaaaaaaaaagatctcttttttttattgtgaagttTTTCAAATGAGAAGCAAAAGAAGAAAGATGGCTTGAAGTAGAAAGAGAATCAAGGATCAACTCCCATGCTGAGCGTTCCCTTAAAGCTGCGGGTTTACGTTGCTCCAGACATTCAAAGAAGGTCTGCGATGCAAATTTTCTGTCGATCTTTAAACCTCCAGAAGCTTCTGTGGAGCAGTTTCTTCTTCATGAAACGCTGGGTTTGCACTCATTCTCAATCATTTACAGTCTGTAGCTCCTCTCGCTGTCGGATTGCTCTGCATTCTCACATCCAACAGGATTTCGCCTGCCAACATCCAACATTGTGCAATTAGGCTTAGAATGCTTGGGAAACCCTCTGTGTTCAGAGCaaacagtcaaattaaattaatccTGATGGGGTTTTGTTGCATCGTCAATGGTTGGTGAACTTGATTCCCTGGTTCACAAACTCTCACTAATGGAAACAGAGCTGTCATGTGAGACACCAGATCTTCATCAAAGCAACCAGGGCTGCACGGGGGCGGAACAAATATTCAGAAATGTAAACTTTTCATGGATATTCTTTATTGGAATAAACCAGAAATTAAGAGTAAATTTtgtgtggttctcaaacttttttttggctccagtacCCCTTTGTCTTACTTTGGAATGCAAGTTCCCCCcacctttgtccaactacagcattttgctcagaatactgtgaaaactctacaacataatgatggaatgaacgagtgataacacacattttaaagaatttgattttgtaaataagtgaatgaaacagttttTACTGCTTCCTGGATATATTTATTTCTCTAGTTtgtatcatttcctgtcatttccCTCTTGTActttatcatttctatcatcattttgtgtgtttgttgtgtaattttgtgtattttattgttgtttgtctgttctttatattattcagtatatttttttctcattttgtgtgtttttgttgttggtaatatttgGTGTGATTATCTTTTTTCctctcactctctctttctctctcaagtaccctctgtagtgccataaTGTACTCCGTACACTGTTCTAGATGATGATTAAATATGATTTCCCGACTATATTCAATTGACTAAATTCCCCGTTTTTTCCTGTAACTCCCACGGAAAATTCCCAGAATTTTGCAACCCTAGTtgacatttattattttgcagGGATGCCAATATCTATGCTTGGATATGTTACAGGTATTAAATAATACTCTAGAAATTTACAGTTAATTCCCATAAAtcattcccatgaaaagttaatgttttttaatgtttttttgatcTCAAATGTACATTGAAATTTAttgcaaatgttttttattggatAATGTTCTGCTTTATCATACAAACATCTTCACAGTTATGATTACAGTATGTACAGCAGTGATCCTCAACCACTGGGCCGTGGACCGGTGCTGGTCTCGGCagaaagaatgtttttttttttttttttttctgggtgatttattttggtgtatGTCTTCACTCCATCTAATGtggttgtgttgtgtttgtagCCTGATGACATCGGCCAGGGTCCAATGATGCCCACCTCAGATGGAGATAAAGTGGACCTGGAGGCCTTCAGCGAGTTCACCAAGATCATGACCCCCGCCATTACTCGCGTTGTCGACTTTGCCAAGAAGTTGCCCATGTTTTCAGAGGTAGGCGGAGCAGCAAATTGATGGTATTTAACACAAACTGTgattgcagtgtgtgtgtgtgtgtgtgtgtgtagtgtaaaGCTGTTGTTCTAAAGAGGTTAATGTAAGGTAGGTAATTTACCGTCAACACCCTCAACATTTTTTATGGAGGGTAACTAAGTACTCGTTCATATCAGTAGGTAATGCTGAAAATATTAAACATGTGTAAATGTGTCTGCAGTGGGCGCTTCACATACAAACCATAGACTAACATAAGTTTTGACCTGAACACAAGGTGTAAAGCTGACATTTATGGTATAATCTACTGTTTTATTAATAAGAAGAGTAAAGTTTTTACTCATCATTCAAAGAATCAAATACAAACCCAGTGAAAAGCTAAAGGCAATGACTTTCtgtctcattaaaaaaaataaaagtccctCTCACATTGTCTATCAATTAACTTGGTGCCACCACcagtgtaaaaacaaaagacaaacaataacaaaacacacaaaatgacaccagaagcacacacactaagagagaaagatacgtaccattaccagcaacacacaagacaacacacactaaatgaaagaaaaatacacaagatcactacaaaatacaccaaaataacagagaaacgtacaaaacaacataaaaaacaaccaaacgacacctaaaaaacacacactgagatttaataatttaaataataccaacaacacacaaaaacgacaacaaaaacacacaaaatgagatgaaaatatacagaataataaaaaagaacagacaaacaacaacaaaatacacaaaatgacaccaaaaacacaggaGGGAAAAGACCGTAAATTACATTTATCCACTGATTTTCTCCAGGCTGACGGTGCATATTGTGCAGAAAACAAGGTTATTAATCTAAATGAAGCCTTTTAAATGGACACCTTCTTTGTCCGCACACTCGTTCCTCCTACCGATGAAATGATGACACATCGCTCTCggaaagaaatgtaaaaaaaaaaacaaaaaactcttttgctctctgtgcAGACGACCTGAGAGAGAACATGTGTGCTTCCCCCACCACATCATGTGTATTGCAGGGGCCTCCCCGCTTACATAAGCCGTGGCAGGGGATTTGTTGTGAAATGGAAAGTGTAAGCGTTTTTTTCCTGCAGAAAAGTGATGCAAAGCAGATCTCTCAGCGCTGTGCTGTAAACCGCTTTAAATTCTGAACAACACACGTGGAAATAATTCTAACAATACTTGTGTATTATTGAATTATAATAGTGTAGGACAGCTGCTTTCAGTGTTTTCACGCAACTTCACTTTGACACTGGAACAATTGCTTGAAGCTGGTTTGTTGGCCAGTAGAGAGTACATTCCTCAATCAAACCTACCAATATTCTTCATTGTGACACTTAAGCTCTTCCTGTGTGgagcttgcatgttctccttgtgctTGCATAGATGTTCTCAGGGTTCTCCGGTTTCCTCGtctcccaccatccaaaaacatgtattgGACTCTAAATCACcagtaggagtgaatgtgagtggttgtgtgTTTGCTCTGTTATGGAATTGCTGATAAAACAGCCCAGTCTCACAGATTTTgtgacacaaaaatgactttgtgATTTTTCGTACGCAGAAACATGTTTTCTTACAAGTTTTTCGAGTGCTACGCGGGACGAATTTGTATGAAGCTGCGAGCAAAGAATGTGATTTATCACATAACCTAAACCCTTAATAAATTGCTCTATTAAGATataattgcacaaaataacttccaatCGAAGCACGAGTTTGAGAGTCGTGTTGGAACGCACAAAACTAGAAACATTCCTTTTTGTGCCAGTGTCACGTTTGCCCGTGAGATCGTGTAGGATGAAACTATCCTGTGTGTTCGTGGTTCTACTGGTCAGTACACAAAGTTCTCAGTTCTGGCCCCCTTATGTGTGGCCCTTGGACTACAGTTTGTTTGGAGCGCCAGAACTACGCCCTCAAGTCTGGCCCCAGAAAGGTTTATGGGTTTGGGGAAGGCGCCAATCACACAATCTCATGGGAAAACGTGACACTGTCACAAAAAAGGAATTGTTTCTaggaaaacacattaaaataacttTAAGAACCATTTTGTGCCGTCGGGCATCAACTATGGATTAGAGAGTCACCATTTTGCACAGGATATGCGAGGATAGTTTCAAGCCTAGCTACCATGAGAGGGATCTGCGGGCTAAGCTAAAGTTATACCAAAGTTATGCCTGAAATCAGACGCGGTCGCGACACAATTTCTTCACAGAAAGTCTCAAAgcagcttgtaaacgtacttgttcagagcactactacATTTCTGCTTACATGGGGGGTGTCATggcacattaaacacatttctttCTATACACATTTtgactacaggtaccctttaaagtcatttttgtgacagttttctgaacttttgtgtgttttccagctGCCTTGCGAAGATCAGATCATCTTGCTGAAGGGCTGCTGCATGGAGATCATGTCGCTGCGCGCCGCCGTGCGCTACGACCCCGAAAGCGAAACGCTCACGCTAAACGGCGAGATGGCCGTGAAACGCGAACAGCTGAAGAACGGCGGTTTGGGCGTGGTGTCGGACGCCATCTTTGATCTGGGGAAAAGCCTGGCACAGTTCAACCTGGACGACACGGAGGTGGCGCTGATGCAGGCCGTGCTGCTCATGAGTTCAGGTGAGGAAACGCAAAGTGTCTAAAATCAACAGCTGACCCATGGTTAAATCTTCTGGTTCCTCTTTTATGAGTTTTCTACCGTTCTGGGATTCTTTTTTCGCCAACTCTTTGCAGCAGAAGCTCCTTCAATTTTACTAGACCTCAAAAATCCAATAGGAACCTCATGAATGATAAATGAAACCATCTGAGCTCAGATCACTCCACTGGTTCACtaaatttgatttttattattcatgcGAACATGTTTCACAGAGAAACacaatttttactttgtgtactttAATGAATGCAACATATGTTTGTCATGAACGAGTTGTTTTATATTCATTTGAAACCATCTGACCGCTGAGGTTGAATCTCTTCCAGCTCTCATAAAAACTTCTGTTCATGGAGCATTTTTCCATTTCTTCAAACTAAAAGCTCCTACTGACCAGAGGCAGAGCTGCCATAAGTTTATGACCACCTCCATAATGTCTTAATGGTCTCTCAAATCAAAGCATTGAACTGCTCTCTAGACGTGTAATGAGCCCAGTTGTCCACATGTGACCTGTGATGTAAGCAACAGCCTCTGGAGAAACGCACTGGATCTCCTGGACCTTTATTTGTCCCGTTGctttaaagcacatgtgtcaaactcaaggcccgggaaattgtttggtcattttgttgatgtaacgtgtttgttgatgattttaattaattttctgatgattttaaatgttcctattgattttaagctgttgaatgttttctgttgcactttttcatcatgtaaagcacattgagttgccttgtgtatgaaatgcgctacacaaataaatttgccttgccttgccttaagagcatcaaattcagtccgcaggaaaaaataaaaatggcataGAAAacgtatcattgtgtaaattaccaaactaATTCACTTTGAGGTATCTCAGCGCCTCCAAATGCACACATTCAAAGTTTCCCCAtgcttatgtcacatgatgccagtcatttttaattgcaaattgctGATGAATTCCAAATTTtgccaaaatcctgcaatttttacTCAAAATTATTTCACAGAATTTActgttatttaaatatttttttcaaaaatcaatgaaaattcAGCAAATACCCTGCAGAGACCGAGATCTGTCAGTTATTACTTGGTTATTGTTGTTGCCTGATAAACAGGAGTTTCTCAACTTCCCCTTTAATAGAGTGGTAACATCTAAAACTTAGAGAGGTTTGTGAAGGTTTTCAGGTCATGTTGATTCTTTAGTTGACATGAAGACGTTTCATCTCTCATCAAAGAAGCTTCTTAACCTTGATAAACCTATTGTGTAGCTCATTAGCATAAtgcggcccacaggagaaagtcaaaatgacatgaatcattgtgtaaatgaaactcaacagtattttcaggtgctcacagttttccccgATGCTCATATCAAacaattgcagtcatttttaatgttaaactgtcaaaaaaaatacaaaaatgtacaaaatctttcacttttcctcaaattgtgatataatatttcccttaattaaatagaaattggtgacaaaatctaggattcattttgtcttctttttgacaactattactattcaaaaagaagacaaaatgaatcttgcaGGAACTATTACAACATATACTGACCACAATGTAAGAATCTGACATATTTATTTGTCCTTTTGCTCAAGATCGTTCGGGTTTGACGAGCACAGAGAAGATCGAGCAGTGCCAGGAAGCGTACCTGCTGGCGTTCGAACACTACATCAACTACCGCAAGCACAACATTCCCCATTTCTGGCCCAAGCTGTTGATGAAGGTGACGGACCTTCGTATGATTGGGGCGTGCCACGCCAGCCGCTTCCTCCACATGAAGGTGGAGTGTCCTAACGAACTGTTTCCCCCGCTCTTCCTGGAGGTCTTTGAGGACCAGGAGGTGTGAACCAGCCTGCTCCACTGAAAGTACACGTGTGGAGTGACTGGTAGGAGAAGACGTGTAGGCGAAGGACAAGAGGAAAAAGATTTTTAAGTTTTCCTTCAGCGGAAACGTTTTCCCTCCcctctgttgttttgttttttttgtttttgtcagacACTCACAATACTCTCCGCCTGCCACCAGCAAACACACATTGAAACACACTGGTAACATGACATTGCTTCTTAGCATTAGTAGAAATGCGCATTAACAGGTTACAGGAATATCCACAGGTTGAAAACACACTGCCACACGAAATACTCCAGGATCTCTtttatgcaaacacacacacacacaccacgacAGTTCATTCATCCAGCACCTTTACTGGTCTGACTGATGCAAACTGGGGGGCTCAGTTTTAGCATTGACTGCTGCACACCCACAGATCACTACAGATGAGAGTTGTGTGTTTCATTTAAATCTCGGGGACCTTCGCATTAGTTCCTCAGTAACAAACATCTCCCCTCGCATCCGCTTCAAGGCGTTAACTTTGAATCCAGCAGTCTGTTAATGCCCTGTGAGTGTCTGTCAACCTACCTCCCTCACGTACTGACCTCTCGATAACGTTCTCGTAAAAACAAACCCAGCACCCACACTATTACCTCATATCAAAAAACATGTTTCCTCTTTGATTGTGTGGGTGGCTGTAAAAATACAGCAGGAACACATTTTGTCTTTTACgtagtatattgttttttttcacacatgcTATATAGATAAATTAATGCATTACGCTAGGTATTAAGATAATTTATTGAAGATTCAATATGTCACATTATGCTACAAAAGGCTAAGCTAACATAATATAATGAACCGAATGTCAGAAAACTGTTTTGATGTCATCTTGACAACCACGTCTGTGAATAGAGCTGCAGTAAGTTGTTTGTTGTAATTCCACTTTGTACCAATAGGAGTCACTCCAGCCTTCAGTCTGTCCTTTTCCTAGAGAGACTGTGCTGTTCGTGGCTATTAATAACAACAATGAACTGCTACAGCGAAAGACAGACAGACTGCAGTGACTCGTTGAAAGTGGCACGACAAAAAACGTTTACCTTTAAAAGATGTCATAAATATTGTGCTTTGTGTATCCAGTTAGCAAATAGAAAAGAGTCGCAAACCCTCACAGCAATCTAAATGTACGTAAATGGCGAGTAAGCCTAGTTTAGCAAGAATAGCTAAAACAAAGTGTTGCGTTATCCCAGTTCCTCTCGTCTCCAGAGGCATGTTTGGGTATTGTTGAATGCAAGCACTTCACTGAATGCTattgtttgtcttttatttgtgaaaaataaatcatgaaaacTCATAAAACTCTCAGGAAGGCAGcaaaaaataacaaccaaacaaaaaaaaaaagttcagaaCTGTTAAAGCCGTTTTCATCGGAAATGAACTGTTATCTTGTAcgttaagtgttttttttttcccgtctCTGTGCTTTACTCAACTTGCAATATCAAAGCTAGCCTAGCTTCTC
The Gouania willdenowi chromosome 8, fGouWil2.1, whole genome shotgun sequence genome window above contains:
- the LOC114468102 gene encoding thyroid hormone receptor alpha isoform X5, whose amino-acid sequence is MEPMSNKQDSNSSEGDEKGWPDVPKRKRKNSQCSVKSMSALSVSVPGYIPSYLEKDEPCVVCGDKATGYHYRCITCEGCKGFFRRTIQKNLHPSYSCKYESCCIIDKITRNQCQLCRFKKCISVGMAMDLVLDDSKRVAKRRLIEENREKRKKEELVKTLQVRPEPDTAEWELIRMATEAHRHTNAQGSSWKQKRKFLPDDIGQGPMMPTSDGDKVDLEAFSEFTKIMTPAITRVVDFAKKLPMFSELPCEDQIILLKGCCMEIMSLRAAVRYDPESETLTLNGEMAVKREQLKNGGLGVVSDAIFDLGKSLAQFNLDDTEVALMQAVLLMSSDRSGLTSTEKIEQCQEAYLLAFEHYINYRKHNIPHFWPKLLMKVFEDQEV
- the LOC114468102 gene encoding thyroid hormone receptor alpha isoform X1, producing MEPMSNKQDSNSSEGDEKGWPDVPKRKRKNSQCSVKSMSALSVSVPGYIPSYLEKDEPCVVCGDKATGYHYRCITCEGCKGFFRRTIQKNLHPSYSCKYESCCIIDKITRNQCQLCRFKKCISVGMAMDLVLDDSKRVAKRRLIEENREKRKKEELVKTLQVRPEPDTAEWELIRMATEAHRHTNAQGSSWKQKRKFLPDDIGQGPMMPTSDGDKVDLEAFSEFTKIMTPAITRVVDFAKKLPMFSELPCEDQIILLKGCCMEIMSLRAAVRYDPESETLTLNGEMAVKREQLKNGGLGVVSDAIFDLGKSLAQFNLDDTEVALMQAVLLMSSDRSGLTSTEKIEQCQEAYLLAFEHYINYRKHNIPHFWPKLLMKVTDLRMIGACHASRFLHMKVECPNELFPPLFLEVFEDQEV
- the LOC114468102 gene encoding thyroid hormone receptor alpha isoform X3, producing MHILQPYCINRWPDVPKRKRKNSQCSVKSMSALSVSVPGYIPSYLEKDEPCVVCGDKATGYHYRCITCEGCKGFFRRTIQKNLHPSYSCKYESCCIIDKITRNQCQLCRFKKCISVGMAMDLVLDDSKRVAKRRLIEENREKRKKEELVKTLQVRPEPDTAEWELIRMATEAHRHTNAQGSSWKQKRKFLPDDIGQGPMMPTSDGDKVDLEAFSEFTKIMTPAITRVVDFAKKLPMFSELPCEDQIILLKGCCMEIMSLRAAVRYDPESETLTLNGEMAVKREQLKNGGLGVVSDAIFDLGKSLAQFNLDDTEVALMQAVLLMSSDRSGLTSTEKIEQCQEAYLLAFEHYINYRKHNIPHFWPKLLMKVTDLRMIGACHASRFLHMKVECPNELFPPLFLEVFEDQEV
- the LOC114468102 gene encoding thyroid hormone receptor alpha isoform X4 — protein: MHILQPYCINRWPDVPKRKRKNSQCSVKSMSGYIPSYLEKDEPCVVCGDKATGYHYRCITCEGCKGFFRRTIQKNLHPSYSCKYESCCIIDKITRNQCQLCRFKKCISVGMAMDLVLDDSKRVAKRRLIEENREKRKKEELVKTLQVRPEPDTAEWELIRMATEAHRHTNAQGSSWKQKRKFLPDDIGQGPMMPTSDGDKVDLEAFSEFTKIMTPAITRVVDFAKKLPMFSELPCEDQIILLKGCCMEIMSLRAAVRYDPESETLTLNGEMAVKREQLKNGGLGVVSDAIFDLGKSLAQFNLDDTEVALMQAVLLMSSDRSGLTSTEKIEQCQEAYLLAFEHYINYRKHNIPHFWPKLLMKVTDLRMIGACHASRFLHMKVECPNELFPPLFLEVFEDQEV
- the LOC114468102 gene encoding thyroid hormone receptor alpha isoform X2, encoding MEPMSNKQDSNSSEGDEKGWPDVPKRKRKNSQCSVKSMSGYIPSYLEKDEPCVVCGDKATGYHYRCITCEGCKGFFRRTIQKNLHPSYSCKYESCCIIDKITRNQCQLCRFKKCISVGMAMDLVLDDSKRVAKRRLIEENREKRKKEELVKTLQVRPEPDTAEWELIRMATEAHRHTNAQGSSWKQKRKFLPDDIGQGPMMPTSDGDKVDLEAFSEFTKIMTPAITRVVDFAKKLPMFSELPCEDQIILLKGCCMEIMSLRAAVRYDPESETLTLNGEMAVKREQLKNGGLGVVSDAIFDLGKSLAQFNLDDTEVALMQAVLLMSSDRSGLTSTEKIEQCQEAYLLAFEHYINYRKHNIPHFWPKLLMKVTDLRMIGACHASRFLHMKVECPNELFPPLFLEVFEDQEV